The following proteins come from a genomic window of Helicobacter sp. MIT 99-5507:
- the kdsB gene encoding 3-deoxy-manno-octulosonate cytidylyltransferase → MIIIPARLHSTRLPNKLLLPLGGIPIIVRTANIAKEIDSTIVACDSEEILDVCKKYNIDCILTSKEHTSGTDRCAEVAKKMKLDDDEVVINLQGDEPFIESNIIENLKQSMKNAISNKFAFMASCYKQIDSASADDPNIVKVVLDSNSFALYFSRSKIPYNRDNVESTYFGHIGIYAFSAKSLIEFCNFSKSQIEDIEKLEQLRALWYSKKILMIKVETNSIGIDTKSDYENALKLIGDK, encoded by the coding sequence ATGATAATCATTCCTGCAAGGCTTCATTCAACAAGATTGCCAAATAAACTTTTATTACCACTTGGTGGAATCCCTATCATCGTTCGCACTGCAAATATTGCAAAAGAAATAGATTCTACTATTGTAGCTTGTGATAGTGAAGAGATATTAGATGTTTGTAAAAAATATAATATAGATTGCATTTTGACATCAAAAGAGCATACAAGCGGGACAGATAGATGTGCTGAAGTCGCAAAAAAAATGAAATTAGATGATGATGAAGTAGTGATTAATTTGCAAGGTGATGAGCCATTTATAGAATCTAATATTATAGAAAATCTAAAACAATCAATGAAAAATGCAATAAGTAATAAATTTGCTTTCATGGCGAGTTGTTATAAACAAATAGATTCTGCTAGTGCAGATGATCCAAATATTGTTAAAGTCGTCCTTGATAGCAATAGCTTTGCATTGTATTTTTCAAGAAGCAAGATCCCATACAATAGAGACAATGTAGAATCTACATATTTTGGACACATTGGAATCTACGCATTTAGCGCTAAAAGTCTGATTGAATTTTGTAATTTTTCTAAATCGCAGATAGAAGATATAGAAAAATTAGAACAGCTTAGGGCGCTTTGGTATAGTAAAAAAATATTAATGATAAAGGTTGAGACAAATTCTATAGGAATTGATACAAAAAGTGATTATGAAAATGCATTAAAATTGATAGGAGATAAATAA
- a CDS encoding ferric reductase-like transmembrane domain-containing protein, producing the protein MFNKKVFPYIIFFVSPLVLVIIGVFIGYFGVEFSTEVLHIFGRISIWLLVLMLLSKYFIKIPLLSIISKYKKEIGISSFLFALLHILLYAFSTNNLVYEILQRRYILLGFLLFALMFFMFISSFFYKKIFFKISPLILPFSLLGAIHYLFSTKIVSLYALIVFGILFILLCMKIYKNA; encoded by the coding sequence ATGTTTAATAAAAAAGTGTTTCCATATATTATTTTTTTTGTATCTCCATTAGTTCTTGTAATAATTGGCGTATTTATCGGTTATTTTGGAGTTGAATTTAGCACAGAAGTGCTACATATTTTTGGGAGAATATCTATTTGGCTATTAGTATTGATGCTCTTATCCAAATATTTTATCAAGATTCCATTATTATCTATCATTAGTAAATATAAAAAAGAAATAGGTATTAGCTCATTTTTGTTTGCATTATTACATATCCTTTTATATGCCTTTAGCACTAATAATCTTGTTTATGAAATACTTCAAAGACGTTATATTTTGCTTGGATTTTTATTATTTGCATTAATGTTTTTTATGTTTATTAGTAGTTTTTTTTATAAAAAAATATTTTTTAAGATTTCACCTTTAATTCTTCCATTTAGTTTGCTTGGGGCTATTCATTATTTATTTTCAACAAAAATAGTATCTCTTTATGCACTTATTGTATTTGGTATTTTATTTATTTTATTGTGTATGAAAATCTACAAAAATGCTTAA